One segment of Mangifera indica cultivar Alphonso unplaced genomic scaffold, CATAS_Mindica_2.1 Un_0042, whole genome shotgun sequence DNA contains the following:
- the LOC123206594 gene encoding disease resistance protein At4g27190-like translates to MADIAGVVVSPVLQVAEWLAVPIWRQFKYLLNYTTNFKNLEEEVKKLEYTRDKVHRKVTAAVRNVEEINQNVKDWQKEVEKTITKAEQMIQEKANDPRCFKGLCPNFVIHYRKSKKAFKLKHDDIDRLLQKEKELSPISKPSNPPDRRFISNEDYLTFESRNSLVKNVWDALNDENVYMIGVYGMGGLGKTTLVEELGRKAKEDKLFEDIVLVEVSESPDVKKIQTTIAKKLDLKFQNENESEMADKMYSRMKDNNILLILDNIWEPLELDKTLGIPRRADRGRNKLLFTTRNLDVLERMGSTNNFGMGILNKEEAWTLFTKMAGNCVIEFSFVCFLDQHILILFFNSLM, encoded by the exons atggcTGATATTGCCGGGGTTGTGGTGAGTCCTGTCCTTCAAGTTGCCGAGTGGTTGGCTGTTCCGATTTGGCGTCAATTTAAGTACTTGCTCAACTACActaccaatttcaaaaatctcgAAGAGGAAGTTAAGAAGCTGGAGTACACAAGAGATAAAGTTCACCGTAAGGTTACTGCTGCTGTAAGAAATGTGGAAGAGATCAATCAGAATGTTAAGGACTGGCAGAAAGAAGTGGAGAAGACCATTACTAAAGCAGAGCAAATGATTCAAGAGAAAGCGAACGACCCGCGTTGTTTCAAGGGATTGTGCCCCAACTTTGTCATTCACTACAGAAAAAGCAAGAAAGCTTTTAAATTAAAGCACGATGATATTGATCGTCTCCTCCAAAAAGAGAAGGAATTGAGTCCCATTTCCAAACCTTCTAATCCACCGGATCGCCGGTTTATATCTAATGAAGATTATTTGActtttgaatcaagaaactcCTTGGTAAAGAATGTATGGGATGCTCTAAATGATGAGAATGTGTACATGATTGGTGTTTATGGGATGGGTGGTCTTGGGAAGACCACGCTTGTAGAGGAACTTGGTAGGAAAGCCAAGGAGGATAAGCTCTTTGAGGACATTGTTTTGGTTGAg GTTTCAGAATCTCCTGATGTAAAGAAGATTCAGACAACAATTGcaaaaaaattggatctaaaatttcaaaacgaaaatgaaagtgaaatggCAGATAAGATGTATTCAAGAATGAAGGACAACAATATCCTTTTAATTCTAGATAATATTTGGGAACCTCTAGAACTTGATAAGACACTAGGAATTCCTCGCAGAGCTGATCGTGGAAGAAATAAACTTTTGTTCACAACAAGAAACTTAGATGTGTTGGAGAGGATGGGTTCCACAAATAATTTCGGGATGGgcattttaaataaagaagaagCTTGGACCCTATTTACCAAAATGGCAGGTAACTGTGTTATAGAATTTTCGTTTGTATGTTTTCTAGATCAACacattttaattctattttttaattctttgatgtga
- the LOC123206596 gene encoding uncharacterized protein LOC123206596: MSPFKPVYDREPAPLGLWADDQSNVQDVNALMQPRNFILDELKSNLHGAQEVMKQTADKKCRYVEFQLKKQFGSDSESQQIPEDLQEDLELVVQPEDVLDYRYSSQSELELLVKWRGLPSCDNTWESYDNMVHLFPTLLLSMGRAMLGPEFT; this comes from the exons ATGTCACCATTTAAACCAGTTTATGACCGTGAACCTGCTCCTCTAGGACTGTGGGCAGATGACCAATCCAATGTTCAGgatgtgaatgcattaatgCAACCGAGGAACtttattttggatgaattgaAATCCAATTTACATGGGGCTCAGGAGGTGATGAAACAAACAGCAGATAAAAAATGCAGATATGTGGAATTTCAG TTGAAGAAGCAATTTGGGTCTGATTCTGAGTCTCAGCAGATACCAGAGGATCTCCAGGAAGATTTAGAGTTGGTGGTCCAGCCTGAAGATGTCTTGGATTATAGATATTCCAGCCAGAGTGAATTGGAATTGTTAGTTAAGTGGAGAGGTCTTCCTTCTTGTGATAATACCTGGGAATCCTATGACAACATGGTTCATCTTTTTCCAACCTTGCTCCTTTCAATGGGCCGGGCTATGTTAGGACCCGAGTTTACGTAA
- the LOC123206597 gene encoding uncharacterized protein LOC123206597: MSSCWKPRKYRAIFVSACADMMMEVSKREETGTVLDPDVDTYTKVSSAYLSCLYQVYCSIRSCYMYEIFMTWTCVTTSLGTVLRSRGRIERRLLRFLSRTLRFLHLSVKIFSRRLFSSSLLITLGDYTTILFNWYVML; encoded by the exons ATGTCTTCGTGTTGGAAACCGAGGAA GTACAGAGCTATTTTTGTTTCTGCTTGTGCAGATATGATGATGGAAGTCAGTAAAAGAGAGGAGACAGGCACTGTTCTGGATCCAGATGTAGATACTTACACGAAGGTGTCTTCAGCATACTTATCTTGTTTATATCAGGTGTATTGTTCTATACGCAGTTGCTACATGTATGAAATATTCATGACATGGACATGCGTTACTACCTCATTGGGCACAGTCCTGAGGTCGAGAG GCAGGATCGAGCGAAGGCTGTTGAGATTCTTGTCAAGGACCTTAAGATTTTTGCATCTTTCAGTGAAGATCTTTTCAAGGAGATTATTCAGCTCCTCACTCTTGATAACTTTAGGTGACTACACCACCATTCTTTTTAATTGGTATGTTATGCTATGA
- the LOC123206604 gene encoding uncharacterized protein LOC123206604, which produces MSCKVLERIVTPEEGTEAAVNFSFPQVTKVTLQYLPEFTDFYPGIHTSEWPKLKALVVKNCPKFKMFTSEPNFLCYNQKINYDLKIFQVKDGWEEISWWSQSKELIISCYKLAHIPLWLLQRFQNLTCLFVYGCHELVNLTTPSTARSLVQLRELKISYCEMLMEILEIEEDATTEIVFENLNKLSFERMENLTCFCSGNYTFNFRSLEELNIAKCPNIKTFCTGILSTSKLQKISYEEMKVEIEGNDLNKTIQELYRKENQDISFDLNLKCKAFHHDNSMEIGYNQHPSSFYQNLTHLFLWKCGNIKYAFPSSIAKSIHQLQQLKIQNCKVLEEIIAKEDGANAVVNFVFPNITLLAIEDLPELIAAYPGIYALEMPKLKELVVQDCTKYVNLKENNMETELNILDPKSIFLDNKINFNLEVFELYDGEANICWRSQSKTLTIKRDISANIPLRLLQRFENVRELQLSWSQYKDTKSLCDLPNLEILEVDYCYRLMSLVPFSGSFQNLKVLKLNSCDELMKLITPSMSRSLVQLRELSITLCKMLIEIVENEGDATTSTEIVFNNLNKLSLEWLYSLTSFCSRNYFFSFPSLEELILKYCPNLEIFCQGSLCTPKLDRVIYNSKDGNVNEVEIGDNDLNTTIQEEYQKQINHDLEIFQLQNGLEHISWRSQSKELKIFCYKPAHIPLWLLQRFENLTCLFVCGCHELVNLTTPSTARSLVQLRELKISHCKMLMEILEIEEDATTEIVFENLNKLSFVRMENLTCFCSGNYTFNFHSLEELNIANCPNIKTFCTGILSTSKLQKISYKGMKVENEGDDLNKTIQRLYKRENQDISLDLNLKCKVFHHDNSMEIGYNQHPASFYQNLTNLFLWKCGNIKYAFPSSIAKSLHQLKQLKIQNCKALKEIVAKEDGANAVVDFVLPNITLLKLEDLPELATFYLGIYTLEMPKLKKLVVKDCTKVVSLKENNVETKLNILDPKSIFLNNKINFNLEVFELYDSETNICWQNQSKTLTIRKDISANIPLQLLHRFENVRELQLSWSQYKDIKSLCDLPNLEILKVGYCDRLMTLVSFSTSFQDLKVLKVSFCNKLLKLITPSMARSLVQLRELSITFCIMLTEIVENEGDATTSTEIVFNNLNKLSLEGLNSLTSFCSGNYSFSFPSLEELIIEYCPNLEIFCQGSFCIPNLDRVIYNATKVGSFGKELTLSTYRETTML; this is translated from the exons ATGAGTTGTAAGGTTTTAGAGAGAATTGTTACTCCAGAAGAAGGAACAGAAGCAGCTGTCAATTTTTCCTTTCCACAGGTAACCAAAGTGACGCTTCAATATCTACCAGAGTTTACAGATTTTTATCCTGGAATACATACGTCAGAATGGCCAAAACTGAAAGCGTTGGTGGTCAAAAATTGTCCTAAATTTAAGATGTTCACTTCAGAGCCAAATTTCCTATGCTATAACCAAAAG ATCAACTATGATTTGAAGATATTTCAAGTAAAGGATGGTTGGGAAGAGATTAGTTGGTGGAGTCAATCTAAAGAACTTATAATCTCTTGTTATAAGTTGGCGCATATTCCACTTTGGCTCCTTCAAAGATTTCAAAATCTTACATGTCTTTTTGTTTATGGTTGCCATGAGTTGGTTAACTTAACAACACCTTCAACAGCTAGAAGTTTGGTGCAGTTGAGAGAATTGAAGATATCATATTGTGAAATGTTGATggaaatattagaaattgaGGAAGATGCAACAACTGAAATCGTTTTTGAGAATTTGAACAAGCTATCATTTGAACGGATGGAAAATCTCACATGCTTTTGCTCGGGGAATTACACTTTCAATTTCCGTTCATTGGAAGAATTAAATATAGCAAAGTGTCCTAATATAAAGACCTTCTGTACAGGAATCTTGAGCACTTCAAAGTTACAGAAAATCAGTTATGAGGAAATGAAAGTTGAGATTGAGGGGAATGATCTTAATAAAACCATACAAGAATTATATAGAAAGGAAAACCAG GACATctcttttgatttgaatttgaagtgcAAGGCATTCCACCATGATAATTCTATGGAGATTGGCTACAACCAACATCCGAGTTccttctatcaaaatttgacacacttGTTCTTGTGGAAATGTGGAAACATAAAATATGCATTTCCATCTTCTATTGCCAAAAGCATCCACCAACTCCAACAACTAAAGATTCAAAATTGCAAGGTTTTAGAGGAGATCATTGCAAAAGAAGATGGAGCAAATGCAGTTGTCAATTTTGTCTTTCCAAATATAACCTTATTGGCGATTGAAGATCTACCAGAACTTATCGCCGCCTACCCTGGAATATATGCTTTAGAAATGCCAAAGTTGAAAGAATTGGTGGTCCAAGATTGTACCAAATATGTGaacttaaaagaaaacaatatggAGACTGAGCTTAATATTTTAGATCCAAAATCTATCTTCTTGGACAATAAG ATTAACTTCAATTTGGAGGTATTTGAATTATATGATGGTGAGGCAAATATTTGTTGGCGAAGTCAATCTAAAACTCTTACAATCAAAAGGGATATCTCTGCAAATATTCCACTTCGACTCcttcaaagatttgaaaatgtGAGAGAGCTCCAACTATCTTGGAGTCAATATAAAGACACTAAGAGCCTATGTGATCTGCCAAATCTTGAAATTCTAGAAGTAGATTATTGTTACAGATTAATGAGTTTAGTGCCATTCTCAGGTTCTTTCCAGAATCTTAAAGTTTTGAAGTTAAATTCATGTGACGAATTAATGAAGTTAATTACGCCTTCAATGTCTAGAAGTTTGGTGCAGCTGAGAGAACTGAGTATAACACTTTGTAAAATGTTGATTGAAATAGTGGAAAATGAAGGAGATGCAACAACAAGTACTGAGattgtttttaacaatttgaacaAGTTGTCACTTGAATGGTTATATAGTCTCACAAGTTTTtgctctaggaattacttctttaGTTTTCCATCTTTGgaagaattaattttaaaatattgccCAAATTTGGAGATTTTTTGTCAAGGAAGCTTATGCACACCAAAGTTAGATAGAGTTATTTACAACTCTAAAGATGGGAATGTGAATGAGGTAGAGATCGGGGATAATGACTTGAATACAACTATACAAGAAGAATACCAAAAACAG ATCAACCATGATTTGGAGatatttcaattacaaaatggTTTGGAACACATTAGTTGGAGGAGTCAATCTAAAGAACTTAAAATCTTCTGTTATAAGCCGGCGCATATTCCACTTTGGCTCcttcaaagatttgaaaatcttaCATGTCTTTTTGTTTGCGGTTGTCATGAGTTGGTTAACTTAACAACACCTTCAACAGCTAGAAGTTTGGTGCAGTTGAGAGAATTGAAGATATCACATTGTAAAATGTTGATggaaatattagaaattgaGGAAGATGCAACaactgaaattgtttttgagaatttgaaCAAGCTGTCATTTGTAAGGATGGAAAATCTCACATGCTTCTGCTCGGGGAATTACACTTTCAATTTCCATTCATTGGAAGAATTAAATATAGCAAATTGTCCTAATATAAAGACCTTCTGTACAGGAATCTTAAGCACTTCAAAGTTACAAAAAATCAGTTATAAGGGAATGAAAGTAGAGAATGAGGGGGATGATCTTAATAAAACCATACAAAGATTATATAAAAGGGAAAACCAG GACATCTctcttgatttgaatttgaagtgcAAGGTATTCCACCATGATAATTCTATGGAGATTGGCTACAACCAACATCCAGCTTCATTCTATCAAAATCTGACAAACTTGTTCTTGTGGAAATGTGGAAACATAAAATATGCATTTCCATCTTCTATTGCCAAAAGCCTCCACCAACTCAAACAACTAAAGATTCAAAATTGTAAGGCTTTAAAGGAGATTGTTGCGAAAGAAGATGGAGCAAATGCAGTTGTCGATTTTGTCCTTCCAAATATAACCTTATTAAAGCTTGAAGATCTACCAGAACTTGCAACCTTCTACCTTGGAATATATACTTTAGAAATGCCAAAGTTGAAAAAGTTGGTGGTCAAAGATTGTACCAAAGTTGTGAgcttaaaagaaaacaatgtgGAGACTAAGCTTAATATTTTAGATCCAAAATCTATCTTCTTGAACAATAAG ATTAACTTCAATTTGGAGGtatttgaattatatgataGTGAGACAAATATTTGCTGGCAGAATCAGTCTAAAACTCTTACAATCCGTAAGGATATCTCCGCAAATATTCCACTTCAACTCCTTCATAGATTTGAAAATGTGAGAGAGCTCCAACTATCTTGGAGTCAATATAAAGACATTAAGAGCCTATGTGATCTTCCAAATCTTGAAATTCTAAAAGTAGGTTATTGTGACAGATTGATGACTCTAGTGTCATTCTCAACTTCTTTCCAGGACCTTAAAGTTCTTAAGGTAAGTTTTTGCAACAAATTATTGAAGTTAATTACACCTTCAATGGCTAGAAGTTTGGTGCAGTTGAGAGAACTGAGCATAACATTTTGTATAATGTTGACTGAAATAGTAGAAAATGAAGGAGATGCAACAACAAGTACTGAGattgtttttaacaatttgaataAGTTGTCACTTGAAGGGTTAAATAGTCTCACAAGTTTTTGCTCTGGAAATTACTCCTTTAGTTTTCCATCTTTGGAAGAGTTAATTATAGAATATTGCCCCAATTTGGAGATTTTTTGTCAAGGAAGCTTCTGCATACCAAATTTAGACAGAGTCATTTACAATGCCACAAAG gTTGGCTCCTTTGGGAAGGAATTGACATTAAGTACATACAGAGAAACTACAATGTTATAG
- the LOC123206603 gene encoding probable disease resistance protein At4g27220, which translates to MEGARDRLDKLVHDLKDVCLLLDGVESDQFAMHDVIRDVAITFAHEEHHVFTTRNDVERDWKDRDKLKKCTMISLPSENTIISQLWPNDLDCPNLEYFNMTYIWNFSFKIPEGFFTVMPKLRVLNLVRLQQTSLPSSIHHLKNLQTLCLDKSNIEGVPIIGKLNKLKVLSLRNSYIKEFPTEMGQLTQLRLLDLSNCRNLKVIAPNVISKLSNLEELYLKECPIQWKIEVLEELKLLSNLASVELDIEDNKVIFPDLKVLVLMNIISRKIWDCQLPSSSFENLKELTLRRCTKIKFVFPYTITKNLQQLQYLEIKDCIDLEEIVAIEEITEAAASVVFPEVTFLELENLPELATFYPRIHTLEWPKLKRLEMKSCDKFKIFNSEPNSLCLDHKVIFPNLKVLELKSSLGEIWNKESSTYSYENLTHLTLFECDKIKYVFPLSIAKSLQQLQHLKLTSCKVLEGIVAPEEGTKAVVNFSFPQVTKVNLLFLPEFTDFYPGIHTLEWPKLKELMVRDCPKFKMISSEPNVPCFDQKINHD; encoded by the exons ATGGAAGGCGCACGAGATAGACTAGATAAATTGGTTCATGACCTAAAAGATGTTTGTTTGTTACTTGACGGGGTCGAAAGCGACCAATTTGCTATGCATGATGTTATTCGTGATGTTGCCATAACATTTGCACATGAGGAGCACCATGTGTTTACAACAAGAAATGACGTTGAACGAGATTGGAAGGATAGAGACAAACTCAAGAAATGCACAATGATCTCTTTACCAAgtgaaaatactattattaGTCAACTTTGGCCTAACGATTTGGATTGTCCAAATCTTGAATATTTCAATATGACTTATATATggaacttttcttttaaaatccCGGAGGGCTTTTTTACGGTGATGCCAAAGCTTAGAGTATTGAATTTGGTTCGACTACAACAAACGTCATTGCcatcatcaattcatcatttgaaaAACCTTCAAACATTGTGTTTAGATAAGAGCAACATTGAAGGTGTTCCTATTATTGGAAAGCTTAATAAGCTAAAGGTCCTTAGCTTACGAAATTCTTACATTAAGGAGTTTCCCACGGAAATGGGTCAATTAACTCAACTAAGACTGTTAGATTTGAGCAATTGCCGTAATTTGAAAGTTATTGCTCCAAAtgtgatatcaaaattatccaatttggAAGAACTTTATTTGAAGGAGTGCCCTATTCAGTGGAAGATTGAAGTGCTTGAGGAATTGAAGCTCTTGTCTAACCTCGCTAGTGTAGAGTTGGATATTGAAGATAACAAG GTTATTTTTCCTGATTTAAAGGTCCTGGTATTGATGAATATTATTTCTAGAAAGATTTGGGACTGTCAACTTCCATCTTCctcctttgaaaatttgaaagaattgaCATTGCGGAGatgtacaaagataaaatttgtgtttcCTTATACCATAACCAAAAACCTCCAGCAACTCCAATACCTTGAGATAAAGGATTGTATTGATTTAGAGGAAATTGTTGCTATAGAAGAAATAACTGAAGCAGCTGCCAGTGTTGTCTTTCCTGAAGTAACCTTTTTGGAGCTTGAAAATCTACCGGAACTTGCAACTTTTTATCCTAGAATACATACTTTGGAATGGCCAAAGTTGAAAAGGTTGGAGATGAAAAGTTGTGACAAATTTAAGATATTCAATTCAGAGCCAAATTCTTTGTGCTTGGACCATAAG GTTATCTTTCCTAATTTAAAGGTTCTCGAATTGAAGAGTAGTCTGGGAGAGATTTGGAACAAAGAATCTTCAACTTATTCTTATGAAAATTTGACACACTTGACCCTATttgaatgtgataaaataaaatatgtatttccTTTGTCAATAGCCAAAAGCCTCCAACAACTCCAACACCTTAAGTTAACTAGTTGTAAGGTTTTAGAGGGAATTGTTGCTCCAGAAGAAGGAACAAAAGCAGTTGTCAATTTTTCCTTTCCGCAGGTAACCAAAGTGAACCTTCTATTTCTACCAGAGTTTACAGATTTTTATCCTGGAATACATACTTTAGAATGGCCGAAATTAAAAGAGTTGATGGTCAGAGATTGTCCTAAATTTAAGATGATCTCTTCAGAGCCAAATGTCCCGTGCTTTGACCAAAAG ATCAATCATGATTGA